One region of Micromonospora ureilytica genomic DNA includes:
- a CDS encoding S1C family serine protease, whose protein sequence is MAVQTGLGEPRGPWFISPELDPDGRGWWDAPERDPGGRRPRRLLAALAVVALSAVSGAIAGGVVAGRDGAGGPAAASAAPVPAELVTAAERTVPGVVSVLAGGATGRSATGSGFAVDDQQHLITNDHILAKGGGGPVTVELPDGRRFAAEVVGREPRSDLAVLKVPASAGLTPLPLSKPGATRVGEPVLAVGSPLGLAGTVTAGIVSALDREVRLGNNRHSAVQTDASINPGNSGGPLVNARGEVVGVNTAIATIDGNGSIGIGFAIPIDQVQQTADTIIGKGG, encoded by the coding sequence ATGGCAGTGCAGACCGGACTGGGCGAACCGCGCGGTCCCTGGTTCATCTCGCCGGAACTCGACCCGGACGGGCGCGGGTGGTGGGACGCGCCCGAGCGCGACCCGGGCGGGCGGCGGCCTCGACGGCTGCTCGCCGCGCTGGCCGTGGTGGCGCTCTCCGCCGTCTCCGGCGCCATCGCCGGTGGGGTGGTGGCCGGCCGGGACGGGGCTGGGGGACCGGCCGCGGCGTCCGCCGCCCCGGTGCCGGCCGAGCTGGTCACCGCGGCCGAGCGGACCGTACCCGGGGTGGTGTCGGTGCTGGCCGGCGGTGCGACCGGCCGGTCCGCGACCGGCTCCGGCTTCGCCGTGGACGACCAGCAGCACCTGATCACCAACGACCACATCCTCGCCAAGGGGGGTGGCGGGCCGGTGACAGTGGAGCTGCCCGACGGCCGCCGGTTCGCCGCCGAGGTGGTCGGACGGGAGCCGCGCAGCGACCTGGCGGTGCTGAAGGTGCCGGCATCGGCAGGTCTCACCCCGCTGCCCCTGTCCAAGCCGGGCGCGACCCGGGTCGGTGAGCCGGTGCTCGCTGTGGGTTCGCCACTCGGTCTGGCGGGGACGGTCACCGCCGGCATCGTCAGCGCGCTGGACCGCGAGGTGCGGCTCGGCAACAACCGGCACAGCGCGGTGCAGACCGACGCGTCCATCAACCCCGGCAACTCCGGCGGACCACTTGTCAACGCGCGCGGAGAGGTGGTCGGGGTCAACACCGCCATCGCCACCATCGACGGAAACGGCTCGATCGGCATCGGGTTCGCCATCCCGATCGACCAGGTGCAGCAGACCGCCGACACGATCATCGGCAAGGGCGGCTGA
- a CDS encoding DUF58 domain-containing protein encodes MRRANVASASAPADPGLAELAPDQRLRRLELTVTRRLNGLLHGQYRGLLPGPGSEPSGSREYRPGEDEVRRMDWAVTARTGVPHVRQVDADRELTTWLLVDGSASMEFGTAELDKRELAVAAVAAVGFLTAGIGNRLGAQVLRADGVRRFPARSGRTHLLALLRALLAAPRATAPTDRPGRGPTARPPDLADGLDALHRIANRRGLVVVVSDFLDGLPDEPAQAAPWERTMRRLSVRHQVLAIEVTDPRELELPDVGLITLVDPETGRHREVCTSDRGLRERYAEAATAQREQVHQALRRSGATHLPLRTDGDWSADIVRHVHAQRRMAAAPAGQPRGGAA; translated from the coding sequence ATGAGACGCGCGAACGTCGCGTCGGCCAGCGCCCCCGCCGACCCCGGCCTGGCCGAGCTGGCCCCCGACCAACGCCTGCGCCGCCTGGAGCTGACCGTCACGCGCCGGCTGAACGGCCTGCTACACGGCCAGTACCGCGGTCTGCTGCCCGGTCCGGGCAGTGAACCGTCCGGCAGTCGCGAGTACCGGCCGGGCGAGGACGAGGTCCGACGGATGGACTGGGCGGTGACGGCCCGGACCGGCGTGCCGCACGTCCGGCAGGTCGACGCCGACCGGGAACTGACCACCTGGCTGCTCGTCGACGGCAGCGCCAGCATGGAGTTCGGCACCGCCGAGCTGGACAAACGGGAACTGGCGGTGGCCGCCGTCGCGGCTGTCGGTTTCCTGACCGCGGGCATCGGCAACCGCCTCGGCGCCCAGGTGCTGCGCGCCGACGGGGTACGCCGCTTTCCGGCCCGCAGCGGGCGTACCCATCTGCTTGCCCTGCTCCGCGCGCTGCTCGCCGCCCCGCGTGCCACCGCGCCCACCGACCGGCCGGGGCGGGGGCCGACGGCCCGGCCACCCGACCTGGCCGACGGGCTCGACGCGCTGCACCGGATCGCCAACCGGCGGGGGCTGGTCGTGGTGGTCTCCGACTTCCTCGACGGCCTGCCCGACGAACCCGCCCAGGCGGCGCCCTGGGAACGGACCATGCGCCGGCTGTCCGTCCGGCACCAGGTGCTGGCGATCGAGGTGACCGATCCGCGTGAGCTGGAACTACCGGACGTCGGCCTGATCACGCTCGTCGACCCGGAGACCGGTCGGCACCGCGAGGTGTGCACATCGGACCGTGGGCTGCGCGAGCGGTACGCCGAGGCCGCCACCGCCCAGCGCGAACAGGTCCACCAGGCGTTGCGCCGCAGTGGGGCCACCCACCTGCCGCTGCGCACCGACGGGGACTGGAGCGCGGACATCGTCAGGCACGTGCACGCCCAGCGTCGGATGGCCGCCGCGCCGGCCGGCCAGCCCCGGGGAGGTGCCGCGTGA
- a CDS encoding AAA family ATPase — translation MTDISDTLASMPSPVDPEPTGIELEQTLFEVKRVIVGQDRLVERLLTALVANGHCLLEGVPGVAKTLAAQTLATVVGGTFSRIQFTPDLVPSDIVGTRIYRASKETFDIELGPIMANLVLADEINRAPAKVQSALLEAMAERQVSIGGRSWPVPEPFLVLATQNPIESEGVYQLPEAQRDRFLMKVVVDYPSDADELAILYRMSTDRPSPRRVLDAQRLRDLQIHAERVFVHHALAEYVVRLILATRDPGRFGLPEIAPLLAYGASPRATLGLVAAARAQALLRGREYVLPEDIRELAVDVLAHRLVLSFDAVADGVSAESVVRRLVEAVPPPRLATGHPQQTPDLAAA, via the coding sequence ACGCGTGATCGTCGGGCAGGATCGCCTCGTCGAACGCCTGCTCACCGCCCTGGTCGCCAACGGACACTGCCTCCTGGAGGGGGTACCCGGCGTGGCCAAGACCCTGGCCGCGCAGACCCTCGCGACAGTGGTCGGCGGCACCTTCTCCCGGATCCAGTTCACCCCGGACCTGGTGCCGTCCGACATCGTCGGCACCCGGATCTACCGGGCGTCCAAGGAGACCTTCGACATCGAGTTGGGCCCGATCATGGCCAACCTGGTGCTGGCCGACGAGATCAACCGGGCCCCGGCCAAGGTCCAGTCGGCGCTGCTGGAGGCGATGGCCGAACGGCAGGTCTCGATCGGCGGGCGCAGCTGGCCGGTCCCGGAGCCGTTCCTGGTGCTGGCCACCCAGAACCCGATCGAGTCCGAGGGGGTCTACCAGCTCCCGGAGGCGCAGCGTGACCGGTTCCTGATGAAGGTGGTGGTCGACTACCCCAGCGACGCCGACGAACTGGCCATCCTCTACCGGATGAGCACCGACCGGCCGAGCCCGCGCCGAGTGCTCGACGCGCAACGGCTGCGGGACCTCCAGATCCACGCCGAGCGGGTCTTCGTCCACCACGCGTTGGCCGAGTACGTGGTGCGGCTGATCCTCGCCACCCGCGATCCAGGCCGATTCGGGTTGCCGGAGATCGCCCCGCTGCTGGCGTACGGGGCCAGCCCGCGGGCCACCCTGGGCCTGGTCGCGGCTGCCCGGGCACAGGCCCTGCTGCGGGGGCGGGAGTACGTGCTGCCCGAGGACATCCGAGAGCTGGCCGTCGACGTCCTCGCCCACCGGCTGGTGCTCTCCTTCGACGCGGTGGCCGACGGGGTGTCGGCCGAGAGCGTGGTGCGACGGCTCGTCGAGGCGGTGCCGCCGCCCCGGCTGGCCACCGGACACCCGCAGCAGACACCGGATCTGGCGGCGGCATGA
- a CDS encoding fumarylacetoacetate hydrolase family protein, whose protein sequence is MRIARFAHAKGMSFGAVEGEPEAGPQGLTIAEIEGHPFGKLSFSGARWALSDVRLLSPILPSKVVCVGRNYADHAAELGNDVPKEPLLFLKPSTSVIGPRDAIRLPIFSKQVEHEAELAVVIGAPGARRADRAAAERAIFGYTCANDVTARDLQRSDAQWTRAKGFDSFCPIGPWITTGLDVSDLEIRCEVGRNPEEMEVRQLGRTKDMVFDVPGLVSYISHVMTLLPGDVVLTGTPAGVSPLVEGDTVTVRIDGIGELTNPVVPVA, encoded by the coding sequence GTGCGTATCGCTCGTTTCGCCCATGCCAAGGGAATGTCGTTCGGTGCCGTCGAAGGCGAACCGGAGGCCGGGCCGCAGGGCCTGACCATCGCCGAGATCGAGGGCCACCCGTTCGGCAAACTCTCCTTCAGTGGGGCCCGGTGGGCCCTTTCCGACGTTCGGCTACTCTCGCCGATCCTGCCCAGCAAGGTCGTGTGTGTCGGTCGCAACTACGCCGACCACGCCGCCGAGCTCGGCAACGACGTGCCCAAGGAGCCGCTGCTCTTCCTCAAGCCGTCCACCTCGGTGATCGGCCCCCGGGACGCCATCCGCCTGCCGATCTTCTCCAAGCAGGTCGAGCACGAGGCCGAGTTGGCCGTCGTGATCGGGGCGCCGGGTGCCCGTCGCGCCGACCGGGCCGCCGCCGAACGCGCCATCTTCGGCTACACCTGCGCCAACGACGTCACCGCTCGGGACCTCCAGCGTTCGGACGCGCAGTGGACCCGGGCCAAGGGCTTCGACTCGTTCTGCCCGATCGGCCCGTGGATCACCACCGGGCTGGACGTCTCCGACCTGGAGATCCGGTGTGAGGTGGGTCGCAACCCGGAGGAGATGGAGGTACGCCAACTCGGCCGGACGAAGGACATGGTCTTCGACGTGCCGGGCCTGGTGTCGTACATCTCGCACGTGATGACTCTGCTGCCCGGCGACGTCGTTCTCACCGGCACTCCGGCCGGGGTTAGCCCGCTTGTCGAGGGGGATACGGTCACCGTGCGGATCGACGGCATCGGCGAGCTCACCAACCCGGTGGTTCCCGTCGCCTGA
- the arfB gene encoding alternative ribosome rescue aminoacyl-tRNA hydrolase ArfB, translated as MDDGLRVTDRWVVPAGELRERFSRSSGPGGQGVNTADSRVELSYDLANSPAVPEWLRSRALDRLANRLVDGVLTIAASEHRAQLANREAARARMTALLREAAAPPPPTRRATRPSRGAKERRLAEKKRQSQRKRDRRADDD; from the coding sequence GTGGACGACGGACTGCGGGTGACCGACCGGTGGGTCGTCCCCGCCGGAGAGCTGCGGGAGCGCTTCTCCCGTTCGTCGGGGCCGGGCGGGCAGGGTGTGAACACCGCGGACTCCCGCGTCGAGCTGAGCTACGACCTGGCCAACTCGCCGGCCGTGCCCGAGTGGCTGCGGTCGCGGGCGCTGGACCGGCTGGCCAACCGCCTCGTCGACGGGGTGCTGACGATCGCCGCCAGCGAGCACCGGGCCCAGTTGGCCAACCGGGAGGCGGCCCGGGCGCGGATGACCGCCCTGCTGCGGGAGGCCGCCGCGCCGCCACCTCCGACCCGCCGAGCGACCCGCCCGTCCCGTGGGGCCAAGGAACGCCGGCTGGCCGAGAAGAAACGTCAGTCGCAGCGCAAGCGGGACCGCCGCGCCGACGACGACTAG
- a CDS encoding 3-methyladenine DNA glycosylase: MTAALAPAVLDVAQWQARRRAHEERVDVWLTPHLARRRRGERHPVADFLFTYYSHRPAQLRRWHPGPGVELRDADPAEFGRDYRAGTAGVTLDTDGVRERRAESITWIRSLLTATRGRAPHFGCFGMHEWAMVYRQTREELRHNAWPLRLSAERTAAVVEERGVRCSHFDAFRFFTPPARPLNLLTPTRETQHAHEQPGCLHANMDLYKWAYKLSPLVSSELVADAFDLARDIRTLDMRASPYDLAALGYPPVRVETPDGRAEYAAAQRAFTERAAMLRDRLLAAVPA, from the coding sequence GTGACCGCCGCCCTCGCCCCCGCCGTGCTCGACGTGGCGCAGTGGCAGGCCCGCCGGCGGGCCCACGAGGAGCGGGTGGATGTCTGGCTGACGCCGCACCTGGCCCGGCGGCGACGCGGTGAGCGGCATCCGGTGGCCGACTTCCTGTTCACCTACTACTCGCACCGCCCGGCCCAGCTGCGTCGCTGGCATCCGGGGCCCGGGGTCGAGCTGCGCGACGCCGATCCGGCCGAGTTCGGCCGCGACTACCGCGCCGGCACCGCCGGGGTCACCCTCGACACCGATGGGGTACGCGAGCGGCGCGCCGAGTCGATCACCTGGATCCGCTCCCTGTTGACGGCGACGCGTGGACGGGCGCCGCACTTCGGCTGCTTCGGGATGCACGAGTGGGCGATGGTCTACCGGCAGACCAGGGAGGAGTTGCGGCACAACGCCTGGCCGCTGCGGCTGAGCGCGGAGCGCACCGCCGCGGTCGTCGAGGAGCGGGGCGTGCGGTGCAGCCACTTCGACGCGTTCCGGTTCTTCACACCGCCGGCCCGCCCGTTGAACCTGCTCACCCCGACCCGGGAGACGCAGCACGCGCACGAGCAGCCGGGCTGCCTGCACGCCAACATGGATCTGTACAAGTGGGCGTACAAGCTGTCGCCGTTGGTCTCCTCGGAGCTGGTGGCCGACGCGTTCGACCTGGCCCGAGACATCCGCACGCTGGACATGCGGGCCAGCCCGTACGACCTGGCGGCACTCGGCTACCCGCCGGTGCGGGTGGAGACTCCGGACGGCCGGGCGGAGTACGCGGCGGCGCAGCGCGCGTTCACCGAGCGGGCCGCGATGCTGCGCGACCGGCTGCTCGCCGCCGTCCCCGCCTGA
- a CDS encoding VWA domain-containing protein, whose translation MIWQSPLRLWLLLGVLALVVAYLVLQRRRSRYAVRFTNLRLLDRVAPQRPAWRRHVPAGLFLAMLALLVVGFARPTAEVRVPRERATVMVAVDVSTSMLATDVEPDRLAAAKEAARRFVEGLPDEFNVGLVAFAGSAAVLVPPGTDREALDEGIDRLAEGITGVQGTAIGEAINTSLGAVKSLDSEAAKETPPARIILLSDGANTSGMDPMEAAAEAVKAEVPVHSISFGTPSGFVDRGGRPIQVPVDGQTLKAVAEETGGMFHEASTTDELRAVYDDIGSSVGYRTERQDVSARFIGLGLVFAMGAAAGSMRWFSRLP comes from the coding sequence GTGATCTGGCAGTCGCCGTTGCGACTCTGGCTGCTGCTCGGCGTGCTCGCCCTGGTCGTCGCGTACCTGGTGCTGCAGCGGCGACGCAGCCGGTACGCGGTGCGCTTCACCAACCTGCGGCTGCTGGACCGGGTGGCACCGCAGCGGCCGGCCTGGCGTCGACATGTGCCGGCCGGACTCTTCCTGGCCATGCTGGCGCTGCTCGTGGTCGGCTTCGCCCGCCCGACCGCCGAGGTCCGGGTGCCCCGGGAGCGGGCCACGGTGATGGTGGCGGTGGACGTCTCCACGTCGATGCTCGCCACCGACGTCGAACCGGACCGGTTGGCCGCGGCGAAGGAAGCTGCCCGGCGCTTCGTCGAGGGACTGCCCGACGAGTTCAACGTGGGTCTCGTCGCGTTCGCCGGCAGCGCCGCCGTGCTGGTGCCCCCGGGCACCGACCGGGAGGCCCTCGACGAGGGGATCGACCGGCTCGCCGAGGGCATCACCGGCGTGCAGGGCACCGCTATCGGCGAGGCCATCAACACCTCACTCGGCGCGGTCAAGAGCCTGGACAGCGAAGCCGCGAAGGAGACCCCACCGGCCCGGATCATCCTGCTCTCCGACGGTGCCAACACCTCCGGGATGGACCCCATGGAGGCGGCGGCGGAAGCGGTGAAGGCGGAGGTGCCGGTGCACTCGATCTCGTTCGGCACACCGTCCGGGTTCGTCGACCGCGGTGGACGGCCCATCCAGGTGCCGGTGGACGGGCAGACCCTCAAGGCGGTCGCCGAGGAGACCGGCGGCATGTTCCACGAGGCCAGTACCACCGACGAGCTGCGCGCCGTCTACGACGACATCGGCAGCTCGGTCGGCTACCGCACCGAGCGGCAGGACGTCTCGGCCCGGTTCATCGGCCTCGGACTGGTGTTCGCGATGGGTGCCGCCGCCGGCTCGATGCGCTGGTTCTCCCGGTTGCCCTGA